In Gemmatimonadota bacterium, the following are encoded in one genomic region:
- a CDS encoding alanine:cation symporter family protein, with protein MDFIEPYVIAFSDLAWSYVFYLVIGGGALLLLYSRFMPFQYVKHAIDLVRGRYDDPDDPGDVSHFKALVSALSATIGMGNISGVAIAITTGGPGAIFWMWVSAFVGMATKFFTCSLAVMYRGRDTAGRIQGGPMYVISEGLGGLWKPLAVLFAVAGVIGCLPLLQPNQLIQIVRDVVFAPYLSFEYGHFRFDLVAGLILSCLVATVIFGGITRIAEVASRAVPAMVVLYMVSALWIILYNLGDVPRYLSLILTDAFTGAAVAGGVVGTTIVTGVRRAAFSNEAGIGTEALAHGAAKTGVPVREGLVAMMGPVIDTMIVCTCTALVILMTGVWQTTADNGVTLTASAFEAAMPGYGAYILTVCVFFFAVTTLLTYSYYGAKCLSFLIGARYVKLYNAAYVGFVVVASVASIDAVISFADGLFALMAIPTMTSTLRLAPRVMNAFRKYSTSASPGGTQTGRPSPA; from the coding sequence ATGGACTTCATAGAGCCCTACGTAATCGCCTTTTCCGACCTGGCCTGGTCCTACGTATTCTACCTGGTCATCGGCGGCGGAGCCCTCCTGCTGCTCTACAGCCGCTTCATGCCGTTCCAGTACGTGAAGCACGCCATCGACCTGGTGCGCGGCAGATACGATGATCCCGACGACCCCGGCGACGTCTCCCATTTCAAGGCGCTGGTCAGCGCACTATCCGCCACGATCGGCATGGGGAACATATCGGGCGTGGCCATCGCCATCACCACGGGCGGTCCCGGGGCGATCTTCTGGATGTGGGTCAGCGCGTTCGTCGGCATGGCGACCAAGTTCTTCACCTGCTCGCTGGCCGTCATGTACCGGGGAAGAGATACCGCGGGGCGCATACAGGGTGGGCCGATGTACGTGATTTCAGAAGGCCTGGGGGGCCTCTGGAAACCGCTGGCCGTCCTCTTCGCCGTCGCTGGAGTCATCGGCTGCCTCCCGCTCCTGCAGCCCAACCAACTGATACAGATCGTCCGGGATGTCGTGTTCGCGCCGTACCTGTCCTTCGAATACGGCCACTTCCGGTTCGATCTCGTCGCCGGGCTGATCCTGTCCTGTCTTGTGGCCACCGTGATTTTCGGCGGGATCACACGTATCGCTGAAGTCGCCTCCCGCGCCGTTCCGGCCATGGTGGTACTGTACATGGTCTCAGCGCTTTGGATCATCCTGTACAATCTGGGCGATGTGCCCCGGTATCTGTCTCTCATCCTGACGGACGCCTTTACCGGTGCGGCGGTGGCGGGAGGAGTAGTCGGCACGACCATCGTCACCGGAGTCAGACGCGCGGCCTTTTCCAACGAGGCCGGCATCGGTACGGAAGCGTTGGCCCACGGCGCAGCAAAGACCGGAGTGCCGGTTAGAGAAGGCCTGGTCGCCATGATGGGACCGGTCATCGACACGATGATCGTCTGCACCTGTACCGCGCTCGTGATCCTCATGACCGGCGTCTGGCAGACGACCGCGGACAACGGGGTAACGCTGACCGCAAGCGCATTCGAAGCGGCCATGCCCGGTTACGGTGCGTATATCCTTACCGTGTGCGTGTTCTTCTTCGCCGTTACCACGCTGTTGACCTACTCCTACTACGGCGCCAAGTGCCTGAGCTTTCTGATTGGCGCCAGGTATGTGAAACTGTACAACGCGGCCTACGTGGGTTTCGTCGTGGTCGCTTCCGTCGCCTCGATCGACGCGGTGATCAGCTTCGCCGATGGCCTGTTCGCCCTCATGGCGATTCCGACCATGACTTCCACCCTGCGGCTCGCGCCCCGGGTGATGAACGCGTTCCGGAAATACAGCACTTCCGCGTCACCTGGTGGAACGCAGACCGGCCGGCCGTCTCCGGCATAA
- a CDS encoding NDP-sugar synthase — MGFDRSRPAAGSRRSMDDNGLVRGVILTEDRDAAGPAEWDSCPDLLLPLANKPLVEWMLAEYARAGVRESLIAAGRDTGEIAEFCGDGARWGMSLAYWEERDSRDAWEARDARTARDAPAGQRLCRFVREVTAFTKDAPFLVSTGPQLLESEVYAQLVQSYREHRPCGIRAGRITGHTSGTSRYIAEHTRIYLMTARTCEVLVNKSTHDHTLNGLFGAALVDLAGRGETVLNLDLEHPPFDVRSPEAYLASNERMLASGPESTRSALPEIMDDNFSSPNLVMRPPVIVDDTAELERCRIGPGVSIGPGVRIGHGAAIEHSVIMTGADVGDGASISYAVIGKYAGIENRAILHGSADRVIVVRSRHASSVGT; from the coding sequence ATGGGTTTTGACAGGTCGCGACCTGCCGCCGGGAGCCGCCGAAGCATGGACGACAACGGGTTGGTTAGAGGCGTCATTCTGACCGAAGATCGCGATGCGGCCGGGCCTGCCGAATGGGATAGCTGCCCGGATCTGCTCCTTCCCCTGGCCAACAAGCCGCTTGTCGAATGGATGCTGGCGGAATACGCTCGGGCCGGGGTCCGGGAATCGCTGATCGCGGCCGGGCGGGACACCGGGGAGATCGCGGAGTTTTGTGGCGACGGCGCGCGGTGGGGCATGTCCCTGGCGTATTGGGAAGAAAGAGACTCGCGGGATGCATGGGAAGCTCGGGATGCACGGACCGCCCGGGACGCACCGGCCGGACAGCGTCTTTGTCGGTTCGTCCGGGAGGTGACGGCGTTTACGAAAGATGCGCCGTTTCTGGTATCAACAGGTCCTCAACTGCTGGAATCCGAGGTTTACGCGCAACTGGTTCAGTCGTACCGAGAGCACCGCCCATGTGGGATCCGTGCGGGGCGAATCACCGGCCACACCTCCGGCACGTCGCGTTATATCGCTGAGCATACCCGTATCTATTTGATGACGGCCCGGACCTGCGAAGTCCTGGTAAACAAAAGCACCCATGACCATACACTGAATGGCCTGTTTGGCGCGGCGCTGGTTGATCTCGCCGGCCGCGGCGAAACCGTGCTGAATCTGGACCTCGAACATCCGCCATTCGACGTGAGATCGCCCGAGGCGTACCTGGCATCGAATGAACGGATGCTCGCTTCAGGCCCGGAAAGCACGAGGTCGGCATTGCCGGAAATCATGGACGACAACTTCTCTTCTCCGAACCTCGTGATGCGACCGCCGGTAATCGTCGACGACACGGCCGAACTCGAACGTTGCCGCATCGGCCCCGGCGTCAGTATCGGCCCCGGTGTACGCATAGGACACGGCGCGGCCATCGAACACAGCGTGATCATGACGGGCGCCGATGTCGGCGACGGCGCATCGATCTCCTATGCAGTCATTGGCAAATACGCCGGCATCGAGAACCGGGCCATCCTGCATGGCAGCGCGGACCGCGTAATCGTCGTCCGGTCCAGGCACGCGTCAAGTGTTGGAACCTGA
- a CDS encoding TonB-dependent receptor, translating into MIDGRTWLLAACLFVAPTSTGILAQDADGPDSLQIDYVFDEVTVTGSRIRGEAEGSTAPVVILAREEIRARGLASVGDVLQSLTVQSNATNTQANYSGDGATRISLRGLGAHRTLVLVNGRRFVPGGLGADAAVDLNALPSTVIERIEVLKDGASAVYGSDAVGGVVNIITRSDLDGVEFEAYQGVSGAGDGAAIDLAFTAGLRRDRGDILFSAGYHDQRPVWTFERGFSESDKSYDWGRNDGSFTTSGSSATPEGHIVDRSGAAGNDAWKAVNAAAGDEAGDYFLDPSMGWRPFNYAGNSLDGTGDLYNYQPENYIFTPQKRYTTFLGGTHRLSDWLRPFFEVVYTNRQSEQKLAPTPLFTIEEGTPVSADNRYNAFGRDFVDVRRRFVEAGNRIFNQDLSTFRIVLGLKSRLASFDSDVFYAFGRTSGTTVNRGRFIRSNLMRALGPDEACTGNCVPLDILHGAGTITPEMLAYIQYTGVARGYTRQKILQWNLAGDLAELTHGPLSVAAGVSSRWESGAYTPDPITASGNTTGFRTEATEGGFSVRALYGETRLPVYHGNGIGLHLNAAGRVFHYDTFGAGLTYETGAGVELPRGLTLRTTWSNAFRAPGIAEMFLGANDVFPLVSDPCSVVDEAGNPRELTSQQRRNCAAAGVPSGLRDTRAQLRAREGGSTELEPERAGMITAGMRYRPGFAPDLQVDLNYYRNRIEDEIGSLPAGVILSNCYSQDNPASCGQIVRDADTKLISHIVQTNTNVGETETAGLDLEAAYNGNTPLGILSARVEANLLFRYDQFIPAAGGTEVIKARGYYDVGVFPRWRHSAALDLKWRRASAGLTWEYIGGFVECEDNDCKGLYRADVVETPAYRDVASNSVLGIRGTYRLFTGVGGTVLTLGMNNVFNQPPAVIFNGLLGTSDFSTYDYMGRYLYLRVSHFL; encoded by the coding sequence TTGATCGACGGACGAACATGGCTGTTGGCGGCGTGTTTATTCGTGGCGCCCACCAGTACCGGGATCCTCGCCCAGGATGCGGACGGACCGGACTCCCTTCAGATCGACTACGTCTTCGACGAAGTGACGGTGACCGGGTCCAGGATACGGGGCGAAGCGGAGGGCTCGACGGCCCCGGTGGTCATCCTCGCCCGCGAGGAGATCCGGGCCCGGGGGCTCGCCTCCGTGGGGGACGTCCTCCAGTCGCTCACGGTCCAGTCCAACGCCACCAATACCCAGGCGAATTACAGCGGTGACGGGGCCACCCGCATCAGCCTCCGCGGACTCGGCGCTCACAGGACGCTGGTCCTGGTCAATGGCCGCAGGTTCGTGCCCGGCGGCCTCGGCGCGGACGCCGCGGTCGATCTCAACGCCCTTCCTTCCACCGTTATCGAACGGATTGAAGTACTCAAGGACGGCGCCTCCGCGGTCTACGGTTCCGACGCCGTGGGCGGGGTCGTCAACATCATCACGCGGTCGGACCTGGACGGCGTGGAATTCGAGGCCTACCAGGGCGTATCGGGCGCCGGGGACGGCGCGGCCATAGACCTGGCTTTTACCGCGGGCCTTAGACGAGACCGGGGCGATATCCTCTTTTCCGCCGGATATCACGACCAGCGGCCGGTCTGGACCTTCGAGCGTGGTTTCAGCGAATCCGACAAGAGCTACGACTGGGGAAGGAACGACGGATCCTTCACGACGAGCGGCAGCTCGGCGACGCCGGAAGGCCATATCGTCGACCGGTCGGGCGCGGCGGGGAACGACGCCTGGAAGGCGGTCAACGCGGCAGCGGGCGACGAGGCCGGCGACTACTTCCTCGATCCGTCCATGGGCTGGCGGCCCTTCAATTACGCGGGAAACTCGCTGGACGGCACCGGCGACCTCTACAACTACCAGCCCGAGAACTACATCTTCACGCCACAAAAACGGTATACCACGTTCCTCGGCGGCACGCACCGGTTGAGCGACTGGCTGCGGCCGTTCTTCGAGGTGGTGTACACCAACCGGCAATCCGAACAGAAACTCGCACCAACCCCGCTCTTCACCATCGAAGAAGGCACCCCGGTCTCGGCGGACAACCGGTACAATGCGTTCGGGCGGGACTTCGTGGACGTGCGGCGCCGCTTCGTGGAAGCCGGGAATCGCATCTTCAACCAGGACCTCAGCACCTTCCGGATCGTACTGGGCCTCAAGAGCCGCCTCGCGAGTTTCGACTCGGACGTCTTCTATGCCTTCGGACGCACATCCGGAACCACGGTCAACCGGGGCCGGTTCATCCGGAGCAACCTAATGCGGGCGCTGGGTCCGGACGAGGCATGCACGGGGAACTGCGTCCCCCTCGATATCCTGCACGGCGCCGGGACCATCACGCCCGAGATGCTGGCCTACATCCAGTACACCGGCGTTGCCAGGGGCTACACGCGGCAGAAGATCCTGCAGTGGAACCTGGCGGGCGACCTGGCGGAACTCACGCACGGACCGCTGTCCGTGGCCGCGGGCGTGTCGTCGCGCTGGGAGTCCGGCGCCTATACGCCCGACCCCATTACGGCTTCGGGCAACACGACGGGGTTTCGAACCGAAGCGACCGAAGGAGGCTTTTCGGTCCGCGCCCTGTATGGCGAGACCCGGCTGCCGGTTTACCACGGGAACGGTATCGGGCTGCACCTGAACGCGGCGGGAAGAGTGTTTCACTACGATACCTTCGGTGCCGGGTTGACCTATGAGACCGGGGCGGGGGTGGAACTTCCCCGGGGTCTGACGCTGCGGACCACATGGTCCAACGCCTTCCGCGCCCCCGGCATCGCCGAGATGTTCCTGGGTGCGAACGATGTGTTTCCCCTGGTGAGCGATCCCTGCAGCGTGGTGGACGAAGCGGGCAACCCGAGAGAACTAACCTCGCAGCAGCGGCGGAACTGCGCCGCCGCGGGCGTCCCGTCCGGGTTGAGGGACACCCGCGCCCAATTGCGGGCACGGGAGGGCGGGTCGACCGAGCTCGAACCGGAGCGCGCGGGGATGATCACGGCCGGCATGCGTTATCGTCCCGGTTTCGCACCGGACCTCCAGGTCGACCTGAACTACTACCGGAACCGGATCGAGGACGAAATCGGATCCCTCCCCGCGGGGGTCATCTTGAGCAACTGCTACTCACAGGACAACCCCGCCAGTTGCGGCCAGATCGTCCGGGACGCAGATACGAAGCTGATCTCCCACATCGTGCAGACCAACACCAACGTCGGCGAGACCGAGACCGCCGGATTGGACCTGGAGGCCGCCTACAACGGCAACACCCCCTTGGGCATCCTGTCGGCACGGGTGGAGGCCAACCTGCTGTTCCGGTACGACCAGTTCATTCCCGCGGCCGGCGGCACGGAAGTGATCAAGGCCAGGGGATACTACGACGTGGGCGTGTTCCCCCGGTGGCGCCACAGTGCCGCGCTGGACCTCAAGTGGCGGCGCGCCTCGGCGGGACTCACGTGGGAATACATCGGTGGTTTCGTGGAGTGCGAGGACAACGACTGCAAGGGCCTGTACCGGGCAGACGTCGTCGAGACGCCGGCCTACAGGGACGTGGCGTCCAACAGCGTGCTCGGCATTCGTGGAACGTACAGGCTGTTTACCGGGGTGGGCGGCACCGTGCTGACCCTGGGGATGAATAACGTGTTCAACCAGCCGCCCGCGGTGATCTTCAACGGGCTGCTGGGGACGTCGGATTTCTCCACCTACGATTACATGGGCCGGTACCTGTACCTGCGGGTGTCGCACTTTCTGTGA
- the tatC gene encoding twin-arginine translocase subunit TatC — MTGTMVRTYLPPVVWKYLPARGTVMSPAKGRSGEMSFLEHLEELRRAILKSVLAILVGMVLCFTFADYIINFLLSPTFQENLKTEIEIQAIRPAGMFTARVNISLLLGFALVLPYVLYQLWTFISPGLLDKEKKYVPLVIFFCCVLFLVGAAFAFYVLIPVMVRFFVQLHVPDIKPQWDIGFYIGLVNKMVLIMGVVFQMPAVVAFLTWLRILNAGVLKRVWRIALVVIFIAAAVITPTGDPYTQTLVAIPLVVLYFISMGIAALIGRSRRKAEEAEDEEEGDDDGDGGGEDGGGEDEGERPALTTGEPDTPTLPRDSSTPAGEQRTGRGYWPDDDEFIYDYDVEMGNSEEPDEDEKADRKGGEDSEGADQDDRKGDGDPADSDAGDQEKAESGEIGESDDSGGEDSSESDDSDDAGKEDRQDATDSDRSDDGKKN, encoded by the coding sequence TTGACAGGAACGATGGTCCGGACTTACTTACCGCCCGTTGTTTGGAAGTACCTACCGGCGAGAGGAACAGTCATGTCCCCAGCGAAAGGCCGCAGCGGCGAGATGTCCTTCCTGGAACATCTCGAAGAGCTTCGCCGGGCCATACTGAAGTCCGTCCTCGCCATCCTGGTCGGCATGGTCCTCTGCTTCACCTTTGCCGATTACATCATCAATTTCCTGCTCTCGCCGACCTTCCAGGAAAACCTCAAGACCGAGATCGAGATTCAGGCCATCCGGCCGGCCGGCATGTTCACGGCCAGGGTAAACATCTCGCTGCTGTTGGGATTCGCCCTCGTACTGCCCTACGTCCTCTACCAGCTCTGGACATTCATATCGCCCGGTCTGCTCGACAAGGAGAAGAAGTACGTTCCCCTCGTCATCTTCTTCTGCTGCGTGCTTTTCCTAGTCGGCGCGGCCTTTGCTTTCTACGTCCTGATCCCGGTCATGGTCCGGTTTTTCGTGCAGCTCCATGTACCGGACATCAAGCCCCAGTGGGACATTGGGTTCTATATCGGACTCGTAAACAAGATGGTGCTCATCATGGGCGTCGTGTTCCAGATGCCGGCGGTGGTGGCGTTTCTGACCTGGCTTCGCATCCTGAACGCAGGCGTGCTCAAACGGGTGTGGCGCATCGCCCTGGTCGTCATATTCATCGCCGCGGCCGTCATCACGCCCACGGGCGATCCCTACACGCAGACCCTCGTGGCGATTCCGCTGGTGGTGCTCTATTTCATCAGCATGGGGATCGCCGCACTGATCGGCCGAAGCCGGAGGAAAGCCGAAGAGGCGGAAGATGAGGAGGAGGGGGATGACGACGGTGACGGTGGCGGAGAAGACGGAGGCGGTGAAGACGAAGGGGAGCGGCCCGCACTGACCACCGGCGAGCCCGATACCCCGACCCTTCCCCGGGATTCGTCGACTCCGGCTGGCGAGCAGCGCACCGGCCGAGGCTACTGGCCCGATGACGACGAGTTCATCTACGACTACGATGTAGAGATGGGGAACTCCGAAGAGCCGGATGAGGATGAGAAGGCGGATCGCAAGGGTGGCGAGGATTCCGAGGGGGCGGACCAGGACGACCGTAAAGGCGATGGTGATCCCGCGGATAGTGACGCGGGAGACCAGGAAAAGGCGGAATCGGGCGAGATCGGCGAGTCGGACGATTCCGGCGGGGAAGACTCCAGCGAATCGGACGATTCCGATGACGCGGGCAAAGAAGATCGGCAGGATGCTACGGACTCAGACCGTTCAGACGATGGCAAGAAGAACTGA
- a CDS encoding TonB-dependent receptor plug domain-containing protein produces the protein MKYRKCLSWLAIGLFALVSTDAMAQQDQELEDIDFVAEEVTVTGSRIRGEAAESTAPVVILAKTEIQEKGLASIGDVLQTLTVQSNAINTQSNNDGDGSTRISLRGLGAGRTLVLVNGRRFVPGGTGANSSVDLNSIPASVIERIEVLKDGASAVYGSDAVGGVVNVITRSDLEGVEFEYYQGVSGAGDGDVIDASLTAGLRSGRGSILFSAGYHNRKPVWTGDRDFSKADKAYDWEANDGTFATNGSSATPQGTIINRLGQDGNEAWQAVIQRAGPDARVFYNAPSGGWRPMNLGGNSDDGSGDLYNYQPENYLYTPQTRYSAFLSGNYLFNDNLSGFFEVSYTNRQSDQKLAPTPLFIISEGISVSADNQYNDFGRDFIDVRRRFVEASNRNFLQDLDTYRIVLGMEHEFRGFTGDLAFSYGRTSGTNVNEGRFIKSNVEMALGPDADCVGGCVPLDIMHGPGTITEDMLKFIQYTGIARGYTTQRILQYNLTGDLYDLPAGPVGVAVGASSRWEAGGSIPDPITATGNTTGNKEEATEGDYSVRAIYAETSIPVYQNDMGGLNVTAAGRLFDYDTFGSDFTYEAGARLELPRGLAFRSTYSKAFRAPSVAEMFLGQSDSFPLVSDPCSVVDEAGNPRNLTSQQMRNCASAGVPGDFEDSRAQLRARVGGSTDLDPERANTVTAGLVYQPEFIDNLDIAVSYYATKIEDEIGALGAGLILSNCYSQDNPTDCEKVQRDANNLITNIFSTATNIGETETNGLDIELNYIDDTPLGLLSARLESNYLFAYDVMLPVAGGFELVQGKGYYDLGVFPNWQHNANVGLKWSRASAGVSWQYTGGFQECEDDDCKGLYRDDVGTNPAVRDVDAHHLFGIQGSYRLFTGAGGSVITVGVNNVFDTPPAVIYNGFLGTSDAASYDFLGRYLYIRLSHFL, from the coding sequence ATGAAATACCGCAAGTGCCTTTCCTGGTTGGCCATTGGGCTGTTCGCCCTGGTTTCGACCGATGCCATGGCCCAGCAAGACCAGGAATTGGAAGACATAGATTTCGTCGCTGAAGAGGTGACCGTGACCGGTTCCCGAATCAGGGGCGAAGCCGCCGAATCCACCGCACCCGTTGTCATCCTCGCCAAGACCGAGATCCAGGAAAAGGGACTCGCGTCCATCGGCGACGTGCTCCAGACCCTCACCGTCCAATCCAACGCCATCAATACCCAGTCCAATAACGACGGCGACGGCTCCACCCGGATCAGCCTCCGTGGACTGGGCGCCGGCCGAACACTCGTTCTGGTCAACGGCCGCCGTTTCGTACCGGGCGGAACCGGTGCGAACTCGTCGGTCGACCTGAACTCCATTCCGGCATCCGTCATTGAGCGGATCGAGGTGCTCAAGGACGGCGCTTCGGCCGTGTATGGTTCCGATGCGGTCGGAGGTGTCGTAAACGTGATTACGCGGTCCGACCTGGAAGGCGTGGAGTTCGAGTACTACCAGGGGGTCTCGGGCGCGGGCGACGGTGACGTGATCGACGCCAGCTTAACCGCCGGTCTGCGAAGCGGCCGGGGAAGCATCCTGTTCTCCGCGGGATACCACAACCGCAAGCCCGTCTGGACCGGAGACCGTGATTTCAGTAAAGCGGACAAGGCCTACGACTGGGAGGCGAACGACGGGACCTTCGCGACGAACGGAAGTTCGGCGACACCCCAGGGCACCATTATCAACCGCTTGGGGCAGGACGGCAACGAGGCCTGGCAGGCTGTTATTCAAAGAGCCGGACCGGACGCCAGGGTTTTCTACAACGCCCCATCAGGCGGATGGCGGCCCATGAATCTCGGCGGGAACTCGGACGATGGCTCCGGCGACCTGTACAACTACCAGCCGGAGAACTACCTGTATACGCCGCAGACCCGTTACTCCGCTTTTCTGAGCGGCAACTACCTGTTCAACGACAACCTGAGCGGTTTCTTCGAAGTATCGTATACCAACAGGCAATCGGACCAGAAGTTGGCGCCGACCCCGCTCTTCATCATCAGCGAAGGGATCAGTGTATCGGCGGATAACCAGTACAACGACTTCGGCCGCGACTTCATCGACGTGCGCCGGCGGTTCGTCGAGGCGAGCAACCGCAACTTCCTGCAGGACCTCGACACCTACCGGATCGTACTGGGCATGGAGCACGAGTTCCGGGGCTTTACCGGGGACCTTGCCTTTTCCTATGGCCGTACGAGCGGAACCAATGTCAACGAGGGCCGGTTCATCAAGAGTAATGTCGAGATGGCCCTGGGACCCGATGCGGATTGTGTGGGAGGTTGCGTACCCCTGGATATCATGCACGGTCCCGGTACGATCACGGAAGACATGCTGAAGTTCATCCAGTACACCGGTATCGCCAGGGGCTATACTACGCAGCGGATCCTTCAGTACAACCTGACCGGCGACCTGTACGACTTGCCGGCTGGGCCCGTTGGCGTAGCCGTAGGTGCTTCGTCCCGGTGGGAAGCGGGCGGCTCCATTCCCGATCCCATTACCGCCACGGGCAACACCACGGGCAACAAGGAAGAAGCGACCGAGGGTGATTACTCGGTGCGCGCGATATACGCCGAAACCAGTATTCCGGTCTACCAGAACGATATGGGCGGCCTAAACGTTACGGCGGCGGGCCGGTTGTTCGACTACGACACCTTCGGGTCGGACTTCACGTACGAGGCGGGCGCCCGTCTCGAACTGCCGCGAGGCCTGGCCTTCCGGTCGACCTACTCGAAGGCTTTCCGAGCACCAAGCGTCGCCGAGATGTTCCTGGGCCAGAGCGACAGCTTTCCGCTGGTCAGTGATCCCTGCAGTGTCGTGGACGAGGCCGGCAATCCGCGCAACCTGACCTCGCAGCAGATGCGCAACTGCGCTTCCGCGGGCGTCCCGGGGGATTTCGAAGATTCCAGGGCGCAGCTCAGGGCCAGGGTCGGCGGTTCCACCGATCTCGATCCCGAGCGGGCCAACACGGTGACGGCCGGCCTGGTGTACCAGCCCGAATTCATCGATAACCTCGATATCGCGGTGAGTTACTACGCCACCAAGATCGAGGATGAAATCGGCGCGCTCGGCGCGGGTCTGATCCTGAGCAACTGCTACTCCCAGGACAACCCGACGGACTGCGAGAAGGTACAGCGTGACGCGAACAACCTGATCACCAATATCTTCTCGACCGCCACTAACATCGGCGAGACGGAAACCAACGGGCTGGACATCGAACTGAATTACATCGACGACACGCCCCTCGGCCTGCTCTCGGCGCGGCTCGAGTCCAATTACCTCTTCGCCTACGACGTAATGCTGCCCGTTGCGGGTGGCTTCGAACTGGTTCAGGGCAAGGGCTATTACGACCTGGGCGTGTTTCCGAACTGGCAGCACAACGCCAATGTCGGCCTGAAGTGGAGCCGGGCATCAGCGGGTGTCTCATGGCAGTACACCGGCGGTTTCCAGGAGTGCGAGGACGATGACTGCAAGGGCCTGTACCGCGACGATGTGGGGACAAACCCGGCGGTACGAGACGTGGATGCGCATCACCTCTTCGGTATCCAGGGGTCCTACCGACTGTTCACCGGAGCCGGCGGTTCCGTGATTACGGTCGGTGTCAACAACGTGTTCGACACCCCGCCCGCGGTGATCTACAACGGATTCCTGGGCACGTCGGACGCGGCGTCGTACGACTTCCTGGGCAGGTACCTGTACATCAGGCTTTCCCACTTCCTGTAG